In one Novosphingopyxis iocasae genomic region, the following are encoded:
- a CDS encoding bifunctional transcriptional activator/DNA repair enzyme AdaA, which yields MTCGDSNLDDAAAWAAVQRRDRTMDGRFVTGVHSTGIFCRPSCGAKTPARRNVRFYADGTAAREAGLRPCKRCLPDDVARDAAAITAALAQIRSGCESVSLADLAESTGYSPSHFQRIFKRQVGLSPAAYGRALRMERAQDALTASRNVTGALYDAGFNAPSRFYEQAGGRMGMAPSIWNDGGRGVALRWAVVETSLGAMLVAATDKGVCRLSFGEGPEELERRFPKAALEQGGESFVALLQNVVDAVEEPGDFAHIPLDVKGTAFQEACWEALRAIPPGETRSYSDIAAAAGNPKALRAAGSANANNHVAVLIPCHRVIRSDGSLGGYAYGLDVKRKLLERERS from the coding sequence GCGATTCGAACCTGGATGACGCAGCGGCCTGGGCGGCGGTGCAAAGGCGTGACCGGACGATGGACGGCCGTTTCGTCACCGGTGTGCATTCGACGGGAATATTTTGCCGCCCAAGCTGCGGCGCGAAAACCCCCGCGCGGCGCAATGTGCGCTTCTATGCGGATGGCACGGCGGCGCGCGAGGCCGGTTTGCGTCCGTGCAAACGATGCCTGCCGGATGACGTTGCGCGCGACGCGGCTGCCATTACGGCCGCGCTGGCGCAAATCCGGAGCGGGTGCGAATCGGTCTCACTCGCCGATCTTGCAGAAAGCACCGGCTATTCGCCCAGCCACTTTCAGCGCATTTTCAAGCGGCAGGTCGGGCTCTCCCCGGCAGCTTATGGCCGGGCGCTGCGGATGGAGCGGGCGCAGGATGCCTTGACGGCTTCGCGCAATGTGACCGGCGCGCTTTATGATGCGGGGTTCAACGCCCCGTCGCGATTCTACGAACAGGCCGGCGGGAGAATGGGCATGGCACCTTCGATCTGGAACGATGGCGGGCGCGGCGTGGCGCTGCGCTGGGCGGTGGTGGAGACTAGCCTCGGTGCCATGCTCGTCGCGGCGACCGACAAGGGCGTGTGCCGACTTTCCTTCGGTGAGGGACCAGAAGAGCTGGAACGGCGCTTCCCGAAAGCGGCGCTGGAGCAGGGCGGCGAGAGCTTCGTGGCGCTTCTGCAGAACGTCGTCGATGCAGTCGAGGAGCCGGGCGATTTCGCGCATATCCCGCTCGATGTGAAAGGCACTGCGTTTCAGGAGGCTTGCTGGGAGGCCCTGCGCGCCATTCCGCCCGGTGAGACGCGCAGCTATTCGGACATCGCCGCTGCGGCGGGCAATCCCAAGGCGCTGCGCGCCGCGGGGTCGGCGAATGCGAACAACCATGTCGCTGTCCTGATCCCCTGTCATCGCGTGATCCGCAGCGACGGATCGCTGGGCGGCTATGCTTATGGCCTGGACGTCAAACGCAAGCTGCTGGAGCGCGAACGCTCCTAA
- a CDS encoding S1C family serine protease, whose product MRQFLLLIALAFAALAPSPAAADPADITAASRGVVRVVLVARDGGQVFYVGHGSGVAVAPDLILTNAHVVEPAQGDGSIVIGVVPSEGSKSYGAKVVAYSPGNDLALLRLADGARVTPDTIYAGAPSDGMDAIAIGYPSNVDQAQGLQVEDIIRPQAAVKTRGTVSGGRSAKQFDTILHTAPIGAGNSGGPLVDACGRVIGINSFGSVSDGNDAEFFFAVSAREIMGFLRKAGVQFQTNAAPCRSVAELTAAEEERQAAVRARIAAEERQASEMRAKAEAAARRKAELSVIAEREDGMAIAGLLLALAVIGAGAGGLFFTRGQKYPAIGGAAAGAALMLGAVLVYLARPSMGDIEDRIDLPKIMPPKASTSSTAAPNGKLMCTLQPERSRVTVSGGNEVPLDWQADGCVNGRTQYGKDGSVYTRIFVPNIDSSVSKNSFDPATGEYRVERFLLGLDAMNKARSVRQQYDVPSCDAGADAQTRLRAMQSAIEQVLPPQPNEMLVYQCSKAEG is encoded by the coding sequence ATGCGCCAATTCCTGCTTCTGATCGCGCTGGCCTTTGCTGCGCTTGCCCCCTCCCCCGCCGCCGCCGATCCGGCGGATATTACGGCGGCCAGCCGCGGTGTGGTGCGCGTGGTGCTGGTGGCGCGCGATGGCGGGCAGGTCTTTTATGTCGGCCATGGATCAGGCGTCGCGGTGGCGCCCGATCTGATCCTGACCAATGCGCATGTGGTGGAGCCTGCACAGGGTGACGGCTCTATCGTCATCGGCGTTGTGCCGTCCGAGGGTTCGAAGAGTTACGGGGCCAAGGTGGTCGCCTACAGCCCGGGCAATGATCTGGCGCTGCTGCGCTTGGCGGACGGAGCGCGGGTGACGCCGGACACCATCTATGCCGGCGCCCCGTCCGATGGGATGGACGCCATCGCCATCGGCTATCCCAGCAATGTCGATCAGGCCCAGGGCCTGCAGGTAGAAGATATTATCCGCCCGCAGGCCGCCGTGAAAACGCGCGGCACCGTATCGGGCGGGCGATCGGCCAAGCAGTTCGACACCATCCTGCACACCGCACCGATCGGGGCAGGCAATAGCGGCGGCCCGCTGGTCGATGCCTGCGGGCGCGTGATCGGCATCAACAGCTTCGGCTCGGTCAGCGACGGCAATGATGCGGAGTTTTTCTTCGCCGTTTCGGCGCGCGAGATCATGGGCTTTCTGCGCAAGGCGGGCGTCCAGTTCCAGACCAATGCCGCGCCCTGCCGCTCGGTCGCCGAGTTGACCGCCGCCGAGGAAGAACGCCAGGCGGCCGTCCGGGCGCGGATCGCAGCCGAGGAGCGACAGGCGTCAGAAATGCGCGCCAAGGCCGAGGCAGCGGCGCGGCGCAAGGCGGAACTGTCAGTGATCGCGGAGCGCGAGGACGGAATGGCGATTGCCGGACTGCTGCTGGCGCTGGCGGTCATCGGCGCGGGCGCGGGCGGCCTCTTCTTTACGCGCGGGCAGAAATATCCGGCCATTGGCGGCGCAGCGGCGGGTGCAGCGCTGATGCTGGGCGCGGTGCTGGTCTACCTCGCCCGGCCGAGCATGGGCGACATCGAGGACCGGATCGATCTGCCCAAGATCATGCCACCGAAGGCCTCCACTAGCTCTACTGCCGCCCCAAACGGCAAGCTGATGTGCACTTTGCAGCCCGAGCGAAGCCGGGTGACGGTGTCGGGCGGGAACGAAGTGCCGCTCGATTGGCAGGCGGACGGCTGCGTCAACGGGCGCACGCAATATGGCAAGGACGGCAGCGTCTACACCCGTATCTTCGTGCCCAATATCGACAGCAGCGTTTCGAAGAACAGCTTCGATCCTGCGACTGGCGAATATCGCGTCGAACGGTTTCTTCTAGGGCTCGACGCGATGAACAAAGCGCGCTCGGTGCGGCAGCAATATGACGTGCCGAGCTGCGATGCGGGCGCGGACGCGCAGACCCGGCTGCGCGCTATGCAGAGCGCGATCGAGCAGGTGCTGCCGCCGCAACCGAATGAAATGCTGGTTTACCAATGTAGCAAGGCTGAGGGTTAG
- a CDS encoding primosomal protein N', which produces MNRARVLLRTAAVGPLDYRIPREMDVEHGSIVSVPLGPRQLVGVVWEEEKFDVEEVGDNRLRNILGVLDAPPIKPELRRLAEWTADYYLAPLAAVLRMILPSSSALGPGGTVIEYRATGIAPPRMTAQREQALEKLEGEQGLVRELAAKAGVTDAVIRGLVKAGSFEAVEVSGDAPFPPLDPDFAQVDLTEQQEAASRRLREAVNTRAFAPILLDGVTGSGKTEVYFEAVAAALRSGRQSLVLLPEIALTQAFLKRFRARFGAEPALWHSSLRSTERRRTWRGIASGEAKVVVGARSALFLPFADLACIIVDEAHETSFKQEDGVRYHARDVAVMRGLMESLPVVLASATPALESRHMAEIGRYEQLVIPSRYGAARMPDIHALDLLEDPPERGHWIAPSLVRAIEERLERGEQSLLFLNRRGYAPLTLCRHCGHRIQCPNCTSWMVEHRLMRRLACHHCGHLEKIPEKCPECGEADSLVACGPGVERICEEVQKLFPEARTVVATSDTISNPAHAAEFVARVEAGAIDIIVGTQLVTKGYHFPNLTLVGVIDADLGLEGGDLRAAERTFQQIAQVAGRAGRAEKPGEVVIQTRSPGHAVIEALVAGERDAFYDAETEARRQAGAPPFGRLAAIIVSSEDQAEAAETARIIKASAPQMEDAIVYGPAPAPLAMLRGRHRQRLLVHARRSAPLQEAMREWLGKLDWPRGVRVTVDVDPYSFL; this is translated from the coding sequence ATGAACCGCGCCCGCGTCCTCCTGCGCACGGCCGCCGTCGGCCCGCTCGATTACCGCATTCCGCGCGAGATGGATGTCGAGCACGGCTCGATCGTCTCCGTGCCGCTCGGCCCCCGCCAGCTCGTCGGCGTGGTGTGGGAGGAAGAGAAGTTCGATGTCGAGGAGGTGGGCGACAACCGCCTGCGCAACATCCTCGGCGTCCTCGACGCCCCGCCGATCAAGCCTGAATTGCGCCGCCTCGCCGAATGGACGGCGGACTATTATCTCGCGCCCCTCGCCGCGGTGCTGCGCATGATCCTGCCCAGCTCCAGCGCGCTCGGCCCCGGCGGCACCGTGATCGAATATCGCGCCACCGGCATCGCCCCGCCGCGCATGACCGCGCAGCGGGAGCAGGCGCTGGAAAAGCTGGAAGGCGAACAGGGCCTGGTGCGCGAACTCGCCGCCAAGGCGGGCGTCACCGATGCCGTGATCCGCGGCCTCGTAAAAGCGGGATCGTTCGAGGCGGTGGAAGTAAGCGGCGATGCGCCCTTCCCCCCGCTCGATCCCGATTTCGCGCAGGTCGACTTGACCGAGCAGCAGGAGGCCGCGTCGCGGCGTCTGCGCGAGGCCGTGAACACCCGCGCCTTTGCCCCCATCCTGCTCGATGGCGTCACCGGCTCCGGCAAGACGGAAGTCTATTTCGAAGCCGTGGCCGCGGCGCTGCGCTCGGGCCGCCAATCGCTCGTCCTGCTGCCGGAAATCGCGCTCACCCAAGCCTTTCTCAAACGTTTCCGCGCCCGTTTCGGCGCCGAGCCTGCGCTCTGGCACAGCTCCTTACGCTCCACCGAGCGCCGCCGAACCTGGCGCGGGATCGCCAGCGGTGAGGCCAAGGTAGTGGTCGGCGCGCGCTCCGCTCTGTTTCTGCCCTTCGCGGATCTCGCCTGCATCATCGTGGACGAGGCGCATGAGACCAGCTTCAAGCAGGAAGACGGCGTGCGCTATCATGCGCGCGACGTCGCGGTAATGCGTGGCCTGATGGAAAGCCTGCCGGTGGTCTTGGCCTCGGCCACACCCGCGCTGGAATCGCGGCACATGGCGGAAATCGGCCGTTACGAGCAGCTCGTCATCCCCTCGCGCTACGGCGCGGCGCGCATGCCGGATATTCACGCGCTCGATCTGCTGGAAGACCCGCCCGAGCGCGGCCACTGGATCGCGCCGAGCCTGGTCCGTGCGATCGAGGAACGGCTGGAACGCGGCGAGCAGTCTCTCCTGTTCCTCAACCGCCGCGGCTATGCGCCGCTCACCCTCTGCCGCCATTGCGGGCACCGCATCCAATGCCCCAACTGCACCAGCTGGATGGTCGAGCATCGCCTGATGCGCCGCCTCGCCTGCCACCATTGCGGGCATCTGGAGAAAATACCCGAAAAATGCCCGGAATGCGGGGAAGCGGACAGCCTCGTCGCCTGCGGCCCCGGCGTGGAGCGCATTTGCGAGGAAGTGCAGAAGCTGTTCCCCGAGGCGCGCACGGTGGTCGCCACGTCGGACACCATCTCCAACCCCGCCCACGCCGCCGAATTCGTGGCGCGCGTGGAAGCGGGCGCGATCGACATCATCGTCGGCACGCAGCTGGTGACGAAGGGATATCACTTCCCCAATCTGACGCTGGTCGGCGTGATAGACGCCGATCTGGGCCTGGAAGGCGGAGACCTGCGCGCCGCCGAGCGGACCTTCCAGCAGATCGCGCAGGTAGCAGGCCGGGCAGGCCGCGCCGAAAAGCCGGGCGAGGTCGTCATCCAGACGCGCAGCCCCGGCCACGCGGTGATCGAGGCACTGGTCGCGGGCGAACGCGACGCCTTTTACGATGCCGAGACCGAGGCACGGCGGCAGGCGGGGGCCCCGCCCTTCGGTCGCCTCGCCGCAATCATCGTCTCGTCCGAGGATCAGGCCGAAGCGGCGGAAACCGCGCGCATCATCAAGGCGAGCGCGCCGCAGATGGAAGACGCCATCGTCTACGGCCCCGCCCCCGCGCCCCTCGCCATGCTACGCGGCCGCCACCGCCAGCGCCTCCTCGTCCACGCCCGCCGCTCCGCGCCGCTGCAAGAGGCGATGCGCGAATGGCTCGGCAAGCTAGACTGGCCCCGCGGCGTTCGCGTCACGGTCGACGTCGATCCGTACAGTTTTCTGTGA
- a CDS encoding GntP family permease, which translates to MISAIGLIGALALLIWMTIRGVNILIAGPVAAAVVALTSGIAWLPPLAAEGAPNFATSYMDGFVGFFADWFFIFLLGAIFGEVMGRTGAAASIAHAVTKALGPRFALAAVVLATAILTYGGVSVFIVAFAVYPLAVQLFRSADLPHRFIPGALAFGSVTFTMTSAGSPEIQNLIPMQYLGTTAWAGAGVSLIVAILMASLGYFLLSRMIARAVAKGEHFEPRKGVDDDTRDPSELPRWWAALLPLVTVFSVFLIFQYPEYLGALSDILPPESLGKWALVVALGSGIIVAALIGLRSRERLPTAFSIGATGAVVAITNTCAVVGFGTVAQLTPAFQQALGAVQSLPGDPLIGAAIAVTVIAGLTGSASGGQSIALPLIAPHYLAEGANPAELHRVVAIASGALDSLPHNGYVVTTIRAVCGETHARAYPAVAMTTLLVPIIGTIVAIALFTIF; encoded by the coding sequence ATGATCAGCGCCATCGGCCTCATCGGCGCCCTTGCGCTGCTCATCTGGATGACGATCCGCGGCGTGAATATTTTGATCGCCGGGCCCGTCGCCGCCGCGGTGGTCGCGCTGACGTCGGGCATCGCTTGGCTGCCCCCGCTCGCCGCCGAGGGCGCACCCAATTTCGCGACCAGCTATATGGACGGCTTCGTCGGCTTCTTCGCGGACTGGTTTTTCATCTTCCTGCTCGGCGCGATCTTCGGGGAGGTGATGGGCCGCACCGGCGCCGCCGCCAGCATCGCGCACGCCGTCACGAAAGCCCTGGGGCCCCGCTTCGCGCTCGCCGCCGTGGTCCTCGCCACCGCCATCCTTACCTATGGCGGCGTCAGCGTCTTTATCGTCGCCTTCGCGGTCTATCCGCTGGCCGTGCAGCTTTTTCGCAGCGCCGATTTGCCGCACCGCTTCATCCCCGGAGCGCTCGCCTTCGGATCGGTCACCTTTACGATGACCAGCGCGGGCAGCCCGGAAATCCAGAACCTCATCCCGATGCAATATCTCGGCACCACCGCCTGGGCGGGCGCGGGCGTCAGCCTGATCGTCGCGATCCTGATGGCAAGCCTCGGCTATTTCCTGCTGTCGCGCATGATCGCGCGCGCGGTGGCGAAGGGCGAACATTTCGAACCGCGCAAAGGCGTGGACGACGATACGCGCGATCCTTCCGAGCTGCCGCGCTGGTGGGCCGCGCTGCTGCCACTCGTCACCGTCTTCTCGGTCTTCCTGATCTTTCAATATCCGGAATATCTCGGCGCTCTTTCCGATATCCTGCCCCCCGAAAGCCTTGGCAAATGGGCACTAGTGGTCGCGCTCGGCTCCGGCATCATTGTCGCCGCGCTAATCGGATTGCGATCGCGCGAGCGCCTGCCCACCGCCTTCTCGATCGGGGCGACGGGCGCGGTGGTGGCGATCACCAACACCTGCGCGGTGGTGGGCTTCGGCACGGTGGCGCAGCTTACCCCCGCCTTTCAGCAAGCGCTCGGCGCGGTCCAGTCGCTGCCTGGCGATCCGCTGATCGGCGCGGCCATCGCCGTGACCGTCATCGCCGGGCTCACCGGCTCCGCCAGCGGCGGCCAATCGATCGCGCTGCCGCTCATCGCACCGCATTATCTGGCGGAGGGGGCCAATCCGGCCGAGCTCCACCGCGTCGTCGCCATTGCCAGCGGCGCGCTCGATAGCCTGCCGCACAATGGCTATGTCGTCACCACCATCCGCGCGGTGTGCGGCGAGACGCACGCCCGCGCCTATCCCGCGGTGGCGATGACGACGCTGCTGGTGCCGATCATCGGCACCATTGTGGCGATCGCCCTGTTCACGATTTTCTGA
- a CDS encoding glycine zipper domain-containing protein produces the protein MFTIKKALLPAAVVMAMPLAGCADNYLAEGAGAGGLLGAGVAAATGGDIATGAAVGAAAGAAAGYFVDKNDGCDGYDRRGRLDDDCYGTYGYPARRPY, from the coding sequence ATGTTCACCATCAAAAAAGCGCTTCTTCCCGCCGCCGTCGTCATGGCGATGCCGCTCGCGGGCTGTGCCGACAATTATCTCGCCGAGGGCGCGGGTGCAGGCGGCCTGCTGGGCGCCGGCGTTGCCGCCGCAACCGGCGGCGATATCGCCACCGGTGCAGCCGTGGGCGCCGCCGCCGGTGCCGCTGCCGGCTACTTCGTCGACAAGAACGACGGTTGTGACGGCTATGACCGCCGCGGTCGCCTCGACGACGATTGCTACGGCACTTACGGCTATCCGGCCCGCCGCCCCTACTGA
- a CDS encoding vgr related protein, producing MFGPHPSGRPLTDGERALCRSVFGDAIDYDPVRVHHRKWFPFQPRNTTMAPDGHLWFHPGAALFCDDFCESALHRQGLFIHEMTHVWQHQQGICLPLKRHLFCRYDYSLKPGWTLKRYGLEQQAEIVRHIFLLRAGQKVPGAPPLTQYDGILPFRSG from the coding sequence TTGTTCGGTCCCCATCCCTCCGGCCGTCCGCTGACGGATGGGGAGCGCGCGCTCTGCCGCTCGGTCTTCGGCGATGCGATCGACTATGATCCGGTGCGCGTCCATCACCGCAAGTGGTTTCCATTTCAGCCCCGCAATACGACGATGGCGCCGGACGGCCATCTCTGGTTTCATCCCGGCGCGGCGCTGTTCTGCGACGATTTCTGCGAAAGCGCCCTACACCGGCAGGGCCTCTTCATCCATGAAATGACGCATGTCTGGCAGCACCAGCAGGGCATCTGCTTGCCGCTCAAGCGCCACCTCTTCTGCCGCTATGATTACAGCCTGAAACCGGGCTGGACGCTGAAGCGCTACGGCCTGGAACAACAGGCCGAGATCGTGCGCCACATCTTCCTGCTGCGCGCAGGACAAAAGGTGCCGGGTGCCCCGCCGTTGACGCAATATGACGGGATACTGCCGTTCCGCAGCGGCTGA
- a CDS encoding copper chaperone PCu(A)C has protein sequence MLRRAVTAFAPLAALMALASCGQGPVLAVNDAYVRLNPNDQAPSALYFTVSGGPEPTTLEDVLSPSAVRLSMHETVRDPQTNVTKMEPILRVPIPAKTDVEFKPGGKHVMVYGVNLPARRLHEMDFTFVFGNGERIAVTAPIQEMDGKAASGMNAMDHGNMDMGSTTPDTQPLPTPDGTPRPVQTQTPAAQ, from the coding sequence ATGCTGCGCCGCGCCGTCACCGCCTTTGCCCCCCTCGCCGCGCTGATGGCGCTCGCTTCCTGCGGACAGGGGCCCGTGCTCGCGGTGAACGATGCCTATGTGCGGCTCAACCCCAATGATCAGGCGCCCAGCGCGCTCTATTTCACGGTCAGCGGCGGGCCGGAACCGACCACGCTGGAAGACGTGCTGAGCCCGTCTGCGGTGCGCCTTTCGATGCATGAAACGGTGCGCGATCCCCAGACGAACGTCACCAAGATGGAGCCTATCCTGCGCGTGCCGATCCCCGCCAAGACGGATGTCGAATTCAAGCCCGGCGGCAAGCATGTGATGGTCTATGGCGTGAACCTGCCCGCCCGCCGCCTGCACGAGATGGATTTCACCTTCGTCTTCGGCAATGGGGAGCGGATCGCGGTAACCGCGCCGATCCAGGAGATGGACGGAAAGGCGGCCAGCGGAATGAATGCGATGGATCACGGCAATATGGACATGGGCAGCACCACGCCGGACACGCAGCCATTGCCGACGCCGGACGGCACGCCGCGGCCGGTGCAGACGCAGACCCCAGCGGCGCAATAA
- the dnaK gene encoding molecular chaperone DnaK has translation MAKVIGIDLGTTNSCVAVMDGGKPKVIENAEGARTTPSIVAFAKDNERLVGQPAKRQAVTNPDKTLFAIKRLIGRRFDDPLTKKDMELVPYDIVKGPNGDAWVEAGGEKYSPSQVSAFILQKMKETAESYLGEKVEQAVITVPAYFNDAQRQATKDAGKIAGLEVLRIINEPTAAALAYGLDKEENKTIAVYDLGGGTFDISILEVGDGVFEVKSTNGDTFLGGEDFDSKVVEFLADEFKKAEGIDLRGDKLALQRLKEAAEKAKIELSSAQTTEVNLPFITADQNGPKHLVKTISRSDLEKMVDDLIQRTLEPCKKALKDAGVDKGGIDEVVMVGGMTRMPKVRKVVEDFFGKEPHTGVNPDEVVAMGAAIQAGVLQGDVKDVLLLDVTPLSLGIETLGGVFTRMIDRNTTIPTKKSQVYSTADDNQNAVTIRVFQGEREMAADNKMLGQFDLVGIPPAPRGVPQIEVTFDIDANGIVNVSAKDKGTGKEQQIKIQASGGLSDADIDQMVQDAEKFAEEDKKRREGAEAKNNAESLVHTTEKQLEENGDKVDASLKSEIEGLIAETKTAIEGGDPDAMKTKSEALAQAAMKMGQAIYEKQQAEGGDAASDAGAATGEAAGGDEDVVDAEFSEVDEDTKG, from the coding sequence ATGGCAAAAGTAATCGGTATTGACCTGGGCACGACGAATAGCTGCGTTGCTGTAATGGACGGCGGCAAGCCCAAGGTGATCGAGAATGCGGAAGGCGCGCGCACGACGCCGTCGATCGTGGCATTCGCCAAGGATAATGAACGTCTCGTCGGCCAGCCTGCCAAGCGCCAGGCCGTCACCAACCCGGACAAGACGCTGTTCGCGATCAAGCGCCTGATCGGCCGCCGGTTCGACGATCCGCTGACCAAGAAGGACATGGAGCTGGTCCCCTATGACATCGTCAAGGGTCCGAACGGCGATGCCTGGGTCGAAGCGGGCGGCGAAAAGTACAGCCCCAGCCAGGTGTCCGCCTTCATCCTGCAGAAGATGAAGGAAACTGCCGAGAGCTATCTGGGCGAAAAGGTGGAGCAGGCCGTCATCACCGTGCCCGCGTACTTCAACGACGCCCAGCGCCAGGCGACCAAGGACGCCGGCAAGATTGCAGGGCTGGAAGTTCTGCGCATCATCAACGAGCCGACTGCGGCCGCGCTGGCCTATGGCCTCGACAAGGAAGAGAACAAGACCATCGCGGTCTATGACCTTGGCGGCGGTACGTTCGACATTTCCATCCTGGAAGTCGGCGACGGCGTGTTCGAGGTGAAGTCGACGAACGGCGACACTTTCCTGGGCGGCGAAGACTTCGACTCCAAGGTCGTCGAATTTCTCGCGGACGAGTTCAAGAAGGCCGAAGGCATCGATCTTCGCGGCGACAAGCTGGCGCTGCAGCGCCTCAAGGAAGCCGCCGAGAAAGCCAAGATCGAGCTTTCCAGCGCGCAGACCACCGAAGTGAACCTGCCCTTCATCACCGCGGACCAGAACGGTCCGAAGCACCTCGTGAAGACGATTAGCCGTTCGGACCTCGAAAAGATGGTCGACGATCTGATCCAGCGCACGCTGGAGCCGTGCAAGAAGGCGCTGAAGGACGCCGGTGTCGACAAGGGCGGCATCGATGAAGTCGTGATGGTCGGCGGCATGACCCGCATGCCCAAGGTGCGCAAGGTGGTCGAAGATTTCTTCGGCAAGGAACCGCACACCGGCGTGAATCCGGACGAAGTCGTTGCCATGGGCGCGGCGATCCAGGCCGGCGTGCTGCAGGGGGATGTGAAGGACGTGCTCCTGCTCGACGTTACCCCGCTGTCGCTGGGCATCGAAACGCTGGGCGGCGTGTTCACCCGCATGATCGATCGCAACACCACGATCCCGACCAAGAAGAGCCAGGTCTATTCTACCGCCGATGACAATCAGAACGCGGTGACGATCCGGGTCTTCCAGGGTGAGCGTGAGATGGCGGCCGACAACAAGATGCTCGGCCAGTTCGATCTCGTCGGCATTCCGCCGGCACCGCGCGGCGTTCCGCAGATCGAGGTGACGTTCGATATCGACGCCAACGGCATCGTGAACGTGTCCGCCAAGGACAAGGGCACGGGCAAGGAACAGCAGATCAAGATCCAGGCATCGGGCGGTCTGTCCGACGCGGATATCGATCAGATGGTTCAGGACGCCGAGAAGTTCGCCGAAGAGGACAAGAAGCGCCGTGAAGGTGCCGAGGCGAAGAACAACGCCGAAAGCCTTGTCCACACCACCGAGAAGCAGCTCGAGGAAAATGGCGACAAGGTCGACGCTTCGCTGAAGAGCGAAATCGAAGGCCTGATTGCCGAGACCAAGACAGCGATCGAAGGCGGCGATCCGGATGCCATGAAGACCAAGTCCGAAGCGCTGGCGCAGGCCGCGATGAAGATGGGTCAGGCGATCTACGAGAAGCAGCAGGCCGAAGGCGGCGACGCGGCATCCGATGCCGGCGCGGCAACCGGTGAAGCAGCCGGCGGCGACGAAGATGTCGTCGACGCAGAATTCTCCGAGGTCGACGAAGACACGAAGGGCTGA
- the dnaJ gene encoding molecular chaperone DnaJ, whose product MTTTVDYYERLGVSKTADGATIKSAYRKLAMQHHPDRNPGDAEAEARFKACSEAYECLKDPQKRAAYDRYGHEAYTNAAQGGGGHAGAGAQGFGDFADIFESMFGDAFGGGGARGRRGPARGADLRYDIEISLEEAYHGHETQVQIEVSEHCEDCSGTGAAPGTEMRGCNLCNGHGKVRAQQGFFVVERTCPNCQGRGQVIETPCRSCRGEGRVDVAKTLDVSIPPGVDNGTRIRLSGKGEAGPNGAAHGDLYIFVHVRQHAIFQREGTTLFARVPVSFTTAALGGSIDLPGLDGEQHSIRIPDGIQSGKQLRKRGAGMPVLQGRGHGDLVVEIAVETPTKLSSRQKEILREFRETETGEECPESQGFFGKLRTMFAE is encoded by the coding sequence ATGACCACCACCGTCGATTATTATGAGCGGCTCGGCGTCTCGAAGACTGCCGACGGCGCGACAATCAAGTCTGCCTATCGCAAGCTTGCCATGCAGCATCACCCCGATCGCAATCCGGGCGATGCGGAAGCAGAGGCGCGGTTCAAGGCGTGCAGCGAGGCCTATGAATGCCTGAAGGATCCGCAGAAGCGCGCGGCCTATGACCGCTATGGGCATGAGGCCTATACCAATGCCGCGCAGGGCGGCGGCGGACATGCCGGTGCGGGCGCGCAAGGGTTCGGCGATTTCGCCGATATTTTCGAAAGCATGTTCGGAGATGCCTTTGGTGGCGGCGGTGCGCGCGGACGGCGCGGGCCGGCGCGCGGCGCGGACCTTCGCTACGATATCGAGATCAGCCTGGAAGAAGCCTATCATGGCCACGAAACCCAGGTTCAGATCGAAGTTTCCGAACATTGCGAGGATTGCTCCGGCACGGGCGCAGCGCCCGGCACGGAAATGCGCGGCTGCAATCTGTGCAACGGGCACGGCAAGGTGCGCGCGCAGCAGGGCTTCTTCGTGGTCGAGCGGACCTGTCCCAATTGCCAGGGCCGCGGGCAGGTGATCGAAACGCCTTGCCGCAGTTGCCGAGGGGAAGGGCGCGTGGACGTTGCCAAAACGCTCGACGTGTCGATCCCGCCCGGCGTCGACAACGGCACGCGGATCCGCCTGTCTGGCAAGGGCGAGGCGGGGCCGAACGGCGCGGCGCATGGCGATCTTTATATCTTCGTCCATGTGCGCCAGCATGCGATCTTCCAGCGTGAGGGCACCACGCTATTCGCACGGGTGCCGGTCAGCTTTACGACCGCCGCGCTCGGCGGTTCGATCGATCTGCCCGGCCTCGATGGCGAACAACATTCGATCCGCATTCCCGACGGCATCCAGTCCGGCAAGCAGCTGCGCAAGCGCGGCGCGGGCATGCCGGTGCTGCAGGGCCGCGGGCACGGCGATCTGGTGGTAGAAATCGCGGTGGAAACGCCCACCAAGCTCTCCTCGCGCCAGAAGGAAATCCTGCGCGAATTTCGCGAGACCGAAACCGGCGAGGAATGCCCGGAATCGCAGGGCTTTTTCGGCAAACTTCGCACTATGTTCGCAGAGTGA